Below is a genomic region from Spartobacteria bacterium.
TATGCGGTGATACTGGGGTGGACGCTGAGTTATATCTATTTTTCCTTTAATCAGAGTTGGGGTAGTGATCCCAAGAGTTTCTTTTTTTCTCAGTATCTGGTGATGCCTGAGAGCGGAAATCCTTTGGACATAGAGTTTGTTAATATGCAGGTATTCGTTCCCCTTGTTCTTTTGTGGGGCGGTGCTTGGTTCATTATGGTACGCGGTGTCCAGAGAGGGCTGGAACTGGCATCAAAAATATTTATGCCGCTATTAACACTGCTATTGCTGGTGATAACGATTCGCTGTGTGTTTTTAGATGGGGCGCTGCAAGGAGTGGATTGGTTGTTTAAACCCGATTTCTCTCGTTTGCGGGAACCGCGTATCTGGACTGCTGCGTATGGTCAGATTTTCTATTCTCTCAGTATTGGTTTTGGTATCATGCTAACGTATTCCAGTTATTTGCCTAAAAAATCGGATTTGGTAAACAATGCTTTTATCACCGGGTTACTCAACAGTGGGTTTAGTTTGGTGTCCGGTATTCTCATTTTTTCCATTCTTGGCAATATGGCGCTGCAGGAGGGGGTTCCGGTGCCTGAAGTTGTATCCAGCGGAATCGGTCTGGCCTTTATTACTATTCCGCAGGCACTGAGTCTACATCTCCCTTGGCCAGGTATTTTGGGACCAGTGTTTTTTGCCTGTCTATTTTTAGCTGGGTTTCTTTCGCTGTTATCTTTGGTAGAGCCTGTGCTTTCGTCGGTAATTGAAAAGATGCATTGGACGCGTCGCAAAACGACGCATATCATGATGCCTGTTTTTATGCTGGGCAGTTTACTGTTTGCGACCAATGCCGGCTTGTTAGTGCTGGATATATTCGATCATTTTCTCAATAACATAGGCCTGTTGGCTTCCATGTTTTTTGAATTATTGATCATGTGCTGGTTCTTCAAAACCGATTGGATTAGGGATTCTGTAAACCCCATTTCAGAAATGCGAGTGGGCCTGTGGTGGGCCATTAGTTTGAAATATATAACTTTCATTCTGCTCTTTTCCATGTTGCTGAACAATATTGTGGTGGATTTGGGATTAGGAATGGAAACCGTTTTGCAACGATTGCAATCAGGTGCCGGATTTGAAGAACTTACCGTGCTGGATCTTCGTAGTACCTATGGTGGTTACAGTACCACAGCTTTATTCATTTTGGGATGGGTCCCTCTTATGGCAATTGGTTTAGCCGCGTTTTTGCTACAACATTTGCGACGTGATGAGTTATTTAAAATCCATGAAGACACCAAATAAGGAGCAGTAATGAGTTATCCAGCCCTGATTATTATGATTGCCGGACTGCTCCTTACGTGGGGAGGCGCACTGGTTTGTCTGCTGATTGCACTGCGAAAAAACGGGGATACCAAGTGAAGGAGCTGGCTGCTCTTTTTAAGAATAATAAACAGTGGGCCGCCGATATTACTGCGGCGCAACCCTGCTTTTTTAAAACATTAGCGGCACAGCAGTCACCGGAGTATTTATGGATCGGCTGTTCCGACAGTCGTGTTCCGGCCAATGAGATTGTTGGATTACCGGCCGGTGAATTGTTTGTTCACCGGAATGTCGCGAATTTAGTTATTCACACGGACATGAATTGTCTGTCGGTTTTGCAGTATGCTGTGGATATACTCAAAATAAAACATGTGATCGTCTGCGGTCACTACGGATGCGGCGGTGTCAAAGCTGCCATGGATGACCATCCGCATGGTTTGGTGGATAACTGGCTGCGACATGTGCAGGATATCTATCAGCGCAATCACCAGGAGCTGGATGGGATAACCGACAAAGAGGAGCGGATACATCGTCTTTGCGAATTAAACGTCGTCGAACAGGTCGTCAATGTGGGAAATACCACTATCATAAAAGATGCGTGGGCTCGTGGACAAAAGATTGCTCTGCATGGATGGATCTATGATTTATCCGACGGATTGCTTAATGATCTGGACGTAACGACTACATCACTTCAAGAATTGATCGTGCTGCAACGCCGCTAGTATATCATTATGTACACGATTCGGGATTTGGGAAAGGGCACCTGGTCGTTATTGGAATTTACCGGGGTGTATAGCAATCAACGTATTGTTGAATCTGTTTAAATTTGCGCTTGAGTCCATTGGCGTTCATGTAGCGAACGGTTCCGAATACGGGGCGTTGTGTCCATGGGCGGTCATGGGTTCCAAAACACCAGCTGATACCTGCCCAGCTGTTGGGGTCGCGTCCATCCAGTGCATAGGTATTATTTAGATAGACGGCGGTCTGAAAGGCTTCTTCCGGTGAGGCGGACCACTCGATGAGTTTCTTACCCCAGTACATGCGCATGTAATTATGAATAATGCCTTCTTGTCGCAATTGATTCTGGGCGGCATTCCAATAGGGATCATGGGTTGCGAACTGTTCCCATTCGTCGCGCGAATACAGGTAATCGCGCGGATCATGGCGATGTGTATCCAGTGTTGCCTGAGCCCATGAAGGAATCCCGTGATATTCGTGGCTGGCGGGATTGAACAGGGCCTGATTAAAGGCCAGCTCTCTTCTCACAATGAGTTCTTCCAAATATGCCTCTTTATTGGTGCTGTCTGCGGTTGCCTGTTGTATGTGCAGGGCTATGGTTAAGGGTGATATCTGGCCAAAATGTAGATAGCAACTCAGTTCCGAGGACATGTGCCGGGCGGGATCACTGCTCTGGTCTGCATAATGGGGAAGACGATGGATTTCAAATTCTTTTAGCCGCCTCATCGCTTCCTTCTGTCCGCCGCGAAACACGGAACTGACAGGAATTTCATCCGTTATGTCCATGGTCTGAAGTAACGCGTTGATATCCAGTTTGACTGCTGGTTGATTGGTAGTTTCGATGGGTACATGACAAGGCATGGGCACCAGATAATCGGGGAGTAATCGTGTAATCTTCGGTCGCAGGGTACGAGCGGCATATTCGCATTTTTCTGACGCCGTATGAACGGGAATGACAGCATCGGTTTCCACCTGCAGCAGCGGGCAGGGGAGGATTTTTGCCACATCGCTGCGCCATTGTCGCTGAATCGTGTTGTAGCCGCAATCGGTGACGAGCAATGCACATGAAACGGCTTCCTCCGCCAGCACATCGACAGGGGGACCTATCTTGCACAAAAAAGGGATGTGTCGTTTATGCAAGGCGTCGGCTGCATCCTGCAATCCTTCCAGCATAAAATGGTAATGCCGCCTGCGCGCTTCTGGATAGGGAGTGAGTACAAAAACAACTGATAGCGGTAATTTCATAGCGGCTGATAAATAACAGGCCAGTTCCAGCGCATGATTATCGATCGTTCGTTGTGCCTGCTGCATCCAGTAGATCATGCGTTTTCCTTCGGGCAGCGGCGCGTGATCATTAAAAAAAGAAATCCGTTCAGCTTGAATGCCTGAAGTTAGGCAGCGTGCCTGTATTGTATCAACCAATGCGGCCATAGATAACTCCCAAGATCATAATTATGAAACAGCCATATATTTCCCAGACCAATGGCGGCACCCATGCACGCCATAATAAAACCGGCTCGACCAGACCATGATTCCCGTTGCTTATTCATATATTTACTCCCAATGAACGTGCATTATGATACAGACGGGTGTAATAGACAAATCGATAGCATAAAAATGCGCAACCTTCAGGACATGCGTTTGCACAAAAATAAATAATCCGCTGTGATATTGCGCATGACGTATCTTTGCGCTTGCAGGTGTGCGGACGCATAGAGTAGAAGATGCACTTAGATAAGTGCTAGAAAGTGTGTGAAATATGGCGTTAACAATAAAAGATATAGCAAAACTGGCTGGAGTTAGTCCGTCGACCGTTTCGCGCAGTCTGAATGATCATCCCCGTATACCAGAAGAAACACGTTTGCGCATCAAGCGTATCGCGGAAGAAACAGGCTTTGAATTTAATTCCAATGCCCGAGGACTCAGCTCATCCAACAAAACGGATACTATCGGGGTTATTTTCCCGCAGACGTTCGACGAAATTGTATCCGGATTTTTCTATAATTACCTGATGAAAAAGGTGCAGTTCGATATAGAAAAGCACAGTCTAGACAATATTGTTGGTTTTCCTGAAAACCGATTTGACCGAAAAAGCAACATTGTACGCCTCATCGATCGCAGGAAGATTGATGGATTTATCATCGCTACGCCCTATTTTCAGCAGAGTGACTACGACTACATTGTCAAGAATACCGTTCCCCATGTTTTTCTTCACAATCGTCCGCAAAACCTGCATATGCATTCACTGGGTATCTTTACCGACCATGTACGCGGCGGCTATATGGCGGCAGAGTATCTTATGAAACGCGGCCACCGCCGCATCATGGTGGTGCAGCAGAAAGAACATGATCTCGAATTTCGTGAGCGAACGGACGGATTTATTGCCGCCCATAATGATGCAGGTCTCCGCGCCGACCGGAACTTATTCATCGATTCCACCACCACCATCAGCGCGGGATACGATTCGATAGTGGCCAACCGCGAGATGCTGAAAGACATCACCGCCATTTTCTTCCAGAGTGATATTATGGCTATCGGCGGCATTCGCGCCCTGCAGAATATGGGATACCATATTCCCGATGATATCTCTGTCGTCGGGTACGACGACTTGGAACTGGGTACGCATTTCCATCCCAAGCTTACGACGATTCATCAGCCCGTAACCGAAATCGCCGAACTGGCCGTTGAAAGCTTGCTTGGATTTATCAAGGCCAAAACCATGACAGAAGATCGCCAGCTGCAGCTTGATCCTACGCTGGTAGAGCGCGATTCCGTAAAATTTGTCAGCTAAAAAAAGTTCCAATCATTGGAACTTTTTCCATGGCAATGAAATAAAAAGTTCCAATCATTGGAAGTATTTTTCGGAAAAGTTCCAATGATTGGAAAAGACAAGACAGCTTAATCCAGCGTATGAACGAACAGTCCGGAGCGTAATTTCGGTTCAAACCAGGTGCTTTTCGGCGGCATGACATCTCCGTCATCGGAAATCGCCATCAGCTGATCGATGCCTGTGGGATACATGGCAAAGGCCGCGGCAGCTTTGCCGGTATCGACGAGCATCATCAGTTCTTTCACGCCGCGAATGCCGCCGATAAACGCAATACGTTCATCTTTGCGCGGATCATCAATGCCCAGCAGACCGGAGAATAAATTTCTCTGCAGAACCGCAACATCCAATGCATCGGACGCACGGTCTGTTTGCGGATCATCCCAGCTCAATTCATACCATTTACCGGCAAGATACATGCAGGTATGTCTGGGTGCTTTGGGTTCTTTATGGTCGCAGGGGGTTACTGAAAATACTTCGCCAACTTTGGCTAAAAAAGCTTCCGTAGTCATGCCGCCCAGATCGCGGATAATTCGGTTGTAAGGCAGAATATGCAGTTGATTTGCGGGAAATAATACCGACAAAAATCCGTTATATTCTTCATTTCCCGTTGCATCTGGATCGTTGGCCCGGCGATCACGAGCCACACGAGCCGAGGCCGCCGCGCGGTGATGGCCATCAGCAATATAGGTGGCTGGTACGGAGGCAAACAGAGATTCGACTTTCGCTGTGTCGCTGATCGTCCATAACTGATGACGAATGCCGTCCTCAGCAGTGAAATCCACTTCCGGTTCGGCGGTGGCCAGTTCATCGACGAATGTGTCAATGGCAGGCTGATTGCGATACGTCAGGAAAACAGGCCCGGTCTGTGCGTTCAGCGATTCAATATGACGCGTCCGATCTTCCTCTGGAGACTGACGGGTAAATTCATGTTTTTTAATCAGTCCCGCATCATATTCTTCGGTGGAAGAACAAGCCACAATGCCCTGCTGTGTGTGTTCACCCATGGTGATAACGTAGAGATAAAAATGTGCGTCGTCCTCCCGTTTCAGGTATCCCTGATCAATAAAATGTGTCAGGGCTCTTCCAGCCTGTGCGTAAACGGCCGGGCTTTTCGACGGCGTATCATCCGGTAAATCTACCTCCGGAATGGTGATATGCAGGAAACAACTCGGATTCGTCGCGCACAATTCGCGGGCTTCCTCGACGGACAGTACATCATAAGGTGGACTGGCAACTTTGTCAGCCATATTTAACGGGGGTCTAAGCGCATTAAAAGGTTTAATTTTCATTGGATCCTCCAAAGATGATATAACGTCAAAAAAGAATGCATATAATAGGGTGCGGGATCGAATGATTCAAAGAAAAAGTAAAAAATATGATAATTAATCAGACTTACTATATATATATGCTTGACACGTTGTCCTTTTTTCGTATTTTTGTTTTTTTGATGGCACTGGACGTGCTCTGTAATGCGTATGACAAAAAGATCTGAAATACAGTTACCCGCAGTGTTGTGGGAGCATGAACTGTTTGATAATCCGGCGGTGCATCAGGCACCGGCATCATCGCTGTGCGCCGACGTTATTGATAAATGGATTCGGCGGATTCGTCACATGCCCAGTACGGGTGATGCTTCGGCGGCTGAAGCTCTGGAACGTTTGAATGATCATTATCGCCAAACATTGGAACAAGTGATGCGTCATTCTTCCGGTAGTGATGAGATGTGCATGCTGATAGGGCTTATTTGTTCGGTGCGTCAATTGAATCAGTCAGATGCAGTGCGGTCTGATATAGTAAAAGGTATCCGGCTTCTTGGTCAGCTGCAGAAAGCGGGACTGGTTGAAAAATGCGGATCGATGGCCATTAATCGTTCGGTGGTTCTTCATCGTATGAATGATGTTCTGCTTATGGTGATGGACCGTGTTGTCGCACGGGATGAACGGATGCGCCGTCGTTATCTTAGCAGGATTTATCGTATTCTTGAGGATGCGCTGGCATTTAACGGCACGGCGAATACGACCAGATTGCGGCCGATTTGGCAGGCGATTGCTGATTATTGGGACGGGAAAAAATATTGTATGCGGTATCTGGATGTGGGCTGTTCGGTGGAAACTGGTGCTTTTACTGTGGTTGATGCCAAACAAACTTTTCAGCGATGCGGGATAGAGGCGCGCGTTTATGGACTGGATGTGGTGGAGCCGGATAAGGCACTGCAACGCCGTTTGTTGGCAGAACATCGTGTTAGTGTGTATTCTGCACAGACCATCACTGGTAAACCGCCGGGTGAGTATGATGTTATTCTTTTGGCTAATGTACATCGGCATTTGACGAGGGAAGATCAGCGGGCCATGTTCAGTCATTTGGGTGAGGCATTATGCGAGGGGGGCAGTTTATGGATTAATTGGCGTTTTGATGACCTGCATAGCCCCTGTATTCGGTTGGATCGAAAAAATGATGCACTCATTCAAGGGGCCGTTTTTAATGCGATCTGAAATTGTTACAATGCAATTAGCTTTCGCGCAATTCGATGCGAAGAGCCTTGCGTAACGCGTCTTTGATACGTTCATGAAACGCATTTACTTCTTCGTCGGTCATGGTTCGATCGATCGCACGATATACGAGGGAGTAAGCCAAGCTGCGGTGCCCTTCAGCGATATTCTTTCCTTCATAAATATCGAATAGTTCAATGCTCTCCAGTTCTTTCGGAGCTGCGTTCAGAATGACTTTTTCAATGTCTTCATTTAACAGATCAGTGGTAGCAATCAGTGCTATATCGCGCTCTGTTGACGGATAAACCGATGGAACTTTAACGGCGACGGGAGTTTTTCGATTGGCAATCAGTGCATCCATATGCAATTCACCAATTGCGACAGGGTCGGAGAAGCGATAGTCAGAACGTAGTGTAGCTTTCAGTAGACCAAAGAATCCGATACATGAACCGTTTAACATTACCTGGACGGCATGAGATGGTTCCATAAACGGCATGTCGACAGGCTCAACAGACCAGCCGCTTAGTCCCTGTGTATCCATAAGGGCACCTACCAGGCCCTTCATCCACAAGAACATTTCGCTGGGTTGAACTGGACTTCGTTTGTCAACCGCAGACCGATTGACGGGACCTTTTAAACCAAGTGAAACACGCAATCCTTCCGCCGCATTACCATCGGCCTCCCGGAAAAAGACGCGTCCTGATTCAAATAGAGCGACTTCCTGAACCTGACGGGCGTGATTCCGTCCCAGTGTTTCGACCAGTTGTGGTATCAGACTGTTGCGTAGAATTGACTGATCTTTACTGATGGGATTGGGGATGCGAATAGCTTTTTCGTTCAGCAAGGAAAATTGTTTTAATATCTTTTCTGAAACCAGACTGTAATTCTGAATTTCGCTGAGTCCCAGAGCTGCCAATCGCTGTGCGCATGTGAAGCGGGCCGTGATTTCACTATCATCAGCACCCAAAACAACGCGTGCATTGGGTGCTGGTGCATCGATGGCATCAAGTCCGACCAATCGCGCATATTCTTCAAAAAGATCCACGTCACGAGTGACATCCGCCCGCATGGACGGAACCTGCATTACGCACGTGGTTTCATCATTAGAAACGCACTGAATTCCGATAGATGCCAGCATGCTTATGACCTTTTCCGTTTCACAGGGGAGGCTTAGCAGCACCCGCATTTTATCCCAGCTGAAGGATACCTCTAAATCCGGTTTATCGCCGGGGAAAACGTCGATCACTCCACGTGCGATTTTGGCACCGGCTAGTTGCTGCATGAGCATAGCTGCACGCAGGCTGCCCTGCATGACGCCATTGCGGTCTACCCCGCGTTCGAATCGGTATGATGATTCCGACGACATAGCCAGAGCCCGCCCTGTCAGACGGATGTTATCTGGATCAAAACAAGCGCTTTCCAGCAGCACATTCGTTGTAGCAGGACTGATTTCACTATGAGCCCCGCCCATCACACCGCCCAGGGCAACAGGACGCTCGGCATCGGCAATAACCAACATGTCATGTGTCAGTTCACATTGTGATCCATCCAGCGTTTCGATCATTTCCTTTTCATTGGCCCGACGGACAATAATACGCTGTTCGGAAAGTTTATTCATATCAAAAGCATGGAGCGGCTGACCGTATTCCAGCAGAACATAGTTAGTAATGTCTACGATATTATTGATAGGACGAAGACCCACCCATTCTAATCGGTTGCGCATCCATTGAGGCGAGGGTGCCAGCTTGATGTCCGAAAGGACACGGGCCGTATAGCGTGCACATAAATCCGGATCCGCGATCTCGACAGATGTCAGTTCGTTTATGTCTGTATTTTCTTCATGAATAACGAGTTCCGGATACTTTACTGTTGTCCCGTAGAGAGCAGCGACTTCACGAGCCATACCGATAATGCTGAGGCAGTCCGCACGGTTGGGTGTTACCTCAAGTTCTAAAACGGTTTCCGGTTCGCCGAGCAGTGATTGCAGGGAAGAACCTGTTACAGCCTCTTCTGAAAGTTCCATGAGGCCGTCGTGTTTGTCAGAAAGACCCAATTCATCTTCTGCACAGAGCATCCCGAAGGAGGCTTCGCCGCGAATCTTTGCTTTTTTAATCTTAAAATCACCAGGAAGCGTTGTGCCCACCGGAGCAAAGGGATATTTTCCGCCGGCAACGACATTGGGCGCACCGCAAACCACTTGATATTCATTGGTTCCATCACTCACCACGCATACCGAAAGTCGGTCGGCGTTGGGATGCTGTTTCTTAGATAAAACCTCGCCGACGACCACACCGTCAACAAGTGCCCCAAAAGTTTCAATGCCTTCGACTTCGGTACCGGAAAAGGTTAAACGAGCCGCCAGTCCTTCCACTGTGTCATCAAAATCTACATATTCCCGCAACCAGGAAAGCGGTAACTTCATAATCAATACTCCACAATCTACTTATGTTCTTTAGCTTTTTTATATGTTTCGAGCCGCTGGATCAGCCGTTCATCGCTCGGATATAGTTTTAACGCCTTTTCCTGTAGCTTAATAGCCTCATCGATGTCCCCGTTTTTAAACGTTGCATACGCCAGTGTATCGATAACGACCGGGTTTTCGCCTTTGGTCAGTTCGTTGGCTTTCTGGGCCAGTAGTAAACCATCTGCCACAAAAGCATCGTTTAACCGTTCGTCCTCCACCAGGAACCAGGCCGCGCTGTTCAATGCTTTGGAACTAACATCATCCATTTTTAAAAGCTCTTCAATAGAGGTATGCACAGTATCCGTACGTTCATTTAATGCATCGGTCTGAATTTTTAAATATTTGTAACCCATCCAATCTGGATCTGTATCTACGGCTCTATCCATGTATGTTGCCGATAGAGCGAGTAAAGTATCATTGGCTTTGTCTTCGCTAATAATCAGCTGAGCCATTTCAGATAGATGATCCAAATTGTCCCAGTTCAATTTGGCCAGTTGATTCATTACCTCAATGGCCTGATCCTGTAGATTAAGTTTCATGAGCAACATGAAATAGCCGCTGAGTAACTGGTAGTTTTCTGGTTCGGCATCAACGGATTGTTTTACCTCATGCAATGCCAGATCAGCACAAGCCTGTGAATCGGGAAAACGTTCAGCCAGCATCAAGGGCAGTCCAGCCCGCTCCATGACTGACAGTGAATCATTATAATCCGTATAAAGTTTTTTCAGATTTTCGATGCATTTTTCCTCGTTTTTCATATCCGCATAAATCCAGATACGATTGGAAATGGCTTGCTGAGGATCGATTTTTTCCAGTTTATCCAGCGTTTTAAGAGCTTTACGCCAATTTTTTTTCGCCATGGCATCCATTAGAATCGCATCAATGTCCGCGCGCTGACGTTCCATCTTTAAGTCATAGTCATCTTCGAGCACCCTGTTCAATATGGGTTCCAATGCCACGGGATGGCCGATCCACATAATTACGTTGTCTCTGCTGCGAACAAGGAAAACAGCCGGAATGCCTCGCAGCCCTGCACCTTTTAAATATTCTTCTGCGACACGGCCGTCGGCATCAAAAGCGATGGGATAGGTCATTTTGCCGGCCCATTGAGCAAGAAATGCGTCCGTGTCCTTCTTGGCGTCCAGAACGGCTATGCCGACGAATTCAACACCTTTGTCCGCATATTCAGTGCTCATTTTTTCAAGAATAGGAATGGTTTGCTGGCATGGCCCGCACCAGCTAGCCCATAAGTCATAAACGATATAATCCGGATCCTTGGTCGCAGTAGCCGGGTCTTTACCTTTAAGCCATTCTAATCCATTTATATCCGGTGCTTTGTCGCCTATACCTAGTAACCACATGGGGTCGATGGCGAAAGAGGTGGAGACGCCGAACCAAATTAAAAATAAAGCGTTAATCAA
It encodes:
- a CDS encoding carbonate dehydratase, which translates into the protein MKELAALFKNNKQWAADITAAQPCFFKTLAAQQSPEYLWIGCSDSRVPANEIVGLPAGELFVHRNVANLVIHTDMNCLSVLQYAVDILKIKHVIVCGHYGCGGVKAAMDDHPHGLVDNWLRHVQDIYQRNHQELDGITDKEERIHRLCELNVVEQVVNVGNTTIIKDAWARGQKIALHGWIYDLSDGLLNDLDVTTTSLQELIVLQRR
- a CDS encoding deoxyribodipyrimidine photolyase: MIYWMQQAQRTIDNHALELACYLSAAMKLPLSVVFVLTPYPEARRRHYHFMLEGLQDAADALHKRHIPFLCKIGPPVDVLAEEAVSCALLVTDCGYNTIQRQWRSDVAKILPCPLLQVETDAVIPVHTASEKCEYAARTLRPKITRLLPDYLVPMPCHVPIETTNQPAVKLDINALLQTMDITDEIPVSSVFRGGQKEAMRRLKEFEIHRLPHYADQSSDPARHMSSELSCYLHFGQISPLTIALHIQQATADSTNKEAYLEELIVRRELAFNQALFNPASHEYHGIPSWAQATLDTHRHDPRDYLYSRDEWEQFATHDPYWNAAQNQLRQEGIIHNYMRMYWGKKLIEWSASPEEAFQTAVYLNNTYALDGRDPNSWAGISWCFGTHDRPWTQRPVFGTVRYMNANGLKRKFKQIQQYVDCYTPR
- a CDS encoding class I SAM-dependent methyltransferase is translated as MTKRSEIQLPAVLWEHELFDNPAVHQAPASSLCADVIDKWIRRIRHMPSTGDASAAEALERLNDHYRQTLEQVMRHSSGSDEMCMLIGLICSVRQLNQSDAVRSDIVKGIRLLGQLQKAGLVEKCGSMAINRSVVLHRMNDVLLMVMDRVVARDERMRRRYLSRIYRILEDALAFNGTANTTRLRPIWQAIADYWDGKKYCMRYLDVGCSVETGAFTVVDAKQTFQRCGIEARVYGLDVVEPDKALQRRLLAEHRVSVYSAQTITGKPPGEYDVILLANVHRHLTREDQRAMFSHLGEALCEGGSLWINWRFDDLHSPCIRLDRKNDALIQGAVFNAI
- a CDS encoding MetS family NSS transporter small subunit translates to MSYPALIIMIAGLLLTWGGALVCLLIALRKNGDTK
- a CDS encoding DUF1015 domain-containing protein, giving the protein MKIKPFNALRPPLNMADKVASPPYDVLSVEEARELCATNPSCFLHITIPEVDLPDDTPSKSPAVYAQAGRALTHFIDQGYLKREDDAHFYLYVITMGEHTQQGIVACSSTEEYDAGLIKKHEFTRQSPEEDRTRHIESLNAQTGPVFLTYRNQPAIDTFVDELATAEPEVDFTAEDGIRHQLWTISDTAKVESLFASVPATYIADGHHRAAASARVARDRRANDPDATGNEEYNGFLSVLFPANQLHILPYNRIIRDLGGMTTEAFLAKVGEVFSVTPCDHKEPKAPRHTCMYLAGKWYELSWDDPQTDRASDALDVAVLQRNLFSGLLGIDDPRKDERIAFIGGIRGVKELMMLVDTGKAAAAFAMYPTGIDQLMAISDDGDVMPPKSTWFEPKLRSGLFVHTLD
- a CDS encoding sodium-dependent transporter yields the protein MAKREEWGSRFGFILAAVGSAVGLGNVWRFPYQAYDNGGGAFLVPYFIALLTAGIPLLILEFGLGHKYKGCPPAIFRRLTAHIPHTEKWEWLGWFQTLICFCITLYYAVILGWTLSYIYFSFNQSWGSDPKSFFFSQYLVMPESGNPLDIEFVNMQVFVPLVLLWGGAWFIMVRGVQRGLELASKIFMPLLTLLLLVITIRCVFLDGALQGVDWLFKPDFSRLREPRIWTAAYGQIFYSLSIGFGIMLTYSSYLPKKSDLVNNAFITGLLNSGFSLVSGILIFSILGNMALQEGVPVPEVVSSGIGLAFITIPQALSLHLPWPGILGPVFFACLFLAGFLSLLSLVEPVLSSVIEKMHWTRRKTTHIMMPVFMLGSLLFATNAGLLVLDIFDHFLNNIGLLASMFFELLIMCWFFKTDWIRDSVNPISEMRVGLWWAISLKYITFILLFSMLLNNIVVDLGLGMETVLQRLQSGAGFEELTVLDLRSTYGGYSTTALFILGWVPLMAIGLAAFLLQHLRRDELFKIHEDTK
- a CDS encoding phenylalanine--tRNA ligase subunit beta; the protein is MKLPLSWLREYVDFDDTVEGLAARLTFSGTEVEGIETFGALVDGVVVGEVLSKKQHPNADRLSVCVVSDGTNEYQVVCGAPNVVAGGKYPFAPVGTTLPGDFKIKKAKIRGEASFGMLCAEDELGLSDKHDGLMELSEEAVTGSSLQSLLGEPETVLELEVTPNRADCLSIIGMAREVAALYGTTVKYPELVIHEENTDINELTSVEIADPDLCARYTARVLSDIKLAPSPQWMRNRLEWVGLRPINNIVDITNYVLLEYGQPLHAFDMNKLSEQRIIVRRANEKEMIETLDGSQCELTHDMLVIADAERPVALGGVMGGAHSEISPATTNVLLESACFDPDNIRLTGRALAMSSESSYRFERGVDRNGVMQGSLRAAMLMQQLAGAKIARGVIDVFPGDKPDLEVSFSWDKMRVLLSLPCETEKVISMLASIGIQCVSNDETTCVMQVPSMRADVTRDVDLFEEYARLVGLDAIDAPAPNARVVLGADDSEITARFTCAQRLAALGLSEIQNYSLVSEKILKQFSLLNEKAIRIPNPISKDQSILRNSLIPQLVETLGRNHARQVQEVALFESGRVFFREADGNAAEGLRVSLGLKGPVNRSAVDKRSPVQPSEMFLWMKGLVGALMDTQGLSGWSVEPVDMPFMEPSHAVQVMLNGSCIGFFGLLKATLRSDYRFSDPVAIGELHMDALIANRKTPVAVKVPSVYPSTERDIALIATTDLLNEDIEKVILNAAPKELESIELFDIYEGKNIAEGHRSLAYSLVYRAIDRTMTDEEVNAFHERIKDALRKALRIELRES
- a CDS encoding LacI family transcriptional regulator — translated: MALTIKDIAKLAGVSPSTVSRSLNDHPRIPEETRLRIKRIAEETGFEFNSNARGLSSSNKTDTIGVIFPQTFDEIVSGFFYNYLMKKVQFDIEKHSLDNIVGFPENRFDRKSNIVRLIDRRKIDGFIIATPYFQQSDYDYIVKNTVPHVFLHNRPQNLHMHSLGIFTDHVRGGYMAAEYLMKRGHRRIMVVQQKEHDLEFRERTDGFIAAHNDAGLRADRNLFIDSTTTISAGYDSIVANREMLKDITAIFFQSDIMAIGGIRALQNMGYHIPDDISVVGYDDLELGTHFHPKLTTIHQPVTEIAELAVESLLGFIKAKTMTEDRQLQLDPTLVERDSVKFVS
- a CDS encoding redoxin domain-containing protein, with the translated sequence MKKVWLINALFLIWFGVSTSFAIDPMWLLGIGDKAPDINGLEWLKGKDPATATKDPDYIVYDLWASWCGPCQQTIPILEKMSTEYADKGVEFVGIAVLDAKKDTDAFLAQWAGKMTYPIAFDADGRVAEEYLKGAGLRGIPAVFLVRSRDNVIMWIGHPVALEPILNRVLEDDYDLKMERQRADIDAILMDAMAKKNWRKALKTLDKLEKIDPQQAISNRIWIYADMKNEEKCIENLKKLYTDYNDSLSVMERAGLPLMLAERFPDSQACADLALHEVKQSVDAEPENYQLLSGYFMLLMKLNLQDQAIEVMNQLAKLNWDNLDHLSEMAQLIISEDKANDTLLALSATYMDRAVDTDPDWMGYKYLKIQTDALNERTDTVHTSIEELLKMDDVSSKALNSAAWFLVEDERLNDAFVADGLLLAQKANELTKGENPVVIDTLAYATFKNGDIDEAIKLQEKALKLYPSDERLIQRLETYKKAKEHK